In Ruminiclostridium papyrosolvens DSM 2782, the following proteins share a genomic window:
- a CDS encoding DUF1848 domain-containing protein, whose product MIISASRRTDIPTYYSDWFYNRIKEQYVLVRNPMNAHQVSKIKLSPEVVDCIVFWTKNPKPMIERLDELKDYKYYFQFTLNSYSKDIEENIPSKSCEVIETFKVLSEKIGAEKVIWRYDPILLNSKYTIEYHVNYFDKLASKLKDYTEKCTISFIDFYKNIKNSIGKLNVKCIGNEEKIHIAQELSKIAFGYGLKMDTCAEDLDLKDLNISHAKCIDDKLIERILGYKLNVVKDNNQRLECGCVSSIDIGMYNTCFNGCKYCYANHNANSLIKNHQVYDKTSPLLCSQLSEIDKIKEREIKSLKINQISLFND is encoded by the coding sequence ATGATAATAAGTGCCAGCAGACGAACTGATATACCCACATATTATTCTGATTGGTTTTATAATAGGATAAAAGAACAATACGTACTAGTTAGAAATCCTATGAACGCTCATCAGGTAAGCAAAATAAAACTATCACCAGAGGTAGTTGATTGTATTGTTTTTTGGACGAAAAATCCTAAGCCAATGATTGAAAGGTTAGATGAACTCAAAGATTATAAATATTATTTTCAGTTTACACTTAACTCTTACAGTAAGGACATAGAGGAAAATATACCATCAAAGAGTTGCGAGGTTATTGAAACCTTTAAAGTATTATCAGAAAAAATTGGTGCAGAAAAGGTTATATGGAGATATGATCCAATTTTGCTGAATTCAAAGTATACAATCGAGTATCATGTTAATTATTTTGATAAATTAGCAAGTAAATTAAAAGATTATACGGAGAAGTGTACCATAAGTTTTATAGATTTCTATAAAAATATCAAGAATAGCATTGGTAAACTTAATGTTAAGTGTATAGGTAACGAGGAAAAAATTCATATTGCACAAGAACTATCTAAAATCGCATTTGGATATGGACTTAAAATGGATACATGTGCTGAAGACTTAGATTTAAAAGACCTTAATATAAGTCATGCAAAATGTATTGATGATAAATTAATTGAAAGAATACTAGGGTACAAACTTAATGTTGTTAAAGATAATAATCAGAGGTTAGAGTGCGGTTGTGTATCAAGCATTGATATTGGAATGTATAATACTTGTTTTAATGGTTGTAAATATTGCTATGCCAATCATAATGCTAATAGTTTAATTAAAAATCATCAAGTATACGATAAAACATCTCCATTATTATGTAGTCAGTTAAGTGAAATTGATAAAATTAAAGAAAGGGAGATAAAATCTTTAAAAATAAATCAAATATCATTATTTAACGATTAG
- a CDS encoding RCC1 domain-containing protein, whose translation MNSRKFFSALTVIMVILSLSISTFAAATKYPSVIGGGNEVYFTTSDGKLYVTQPKSNNLVQVKKVTNVKMAADDVYFGLWVMDKSGYVYYYQDDPDHVGTYPTKKKLDKLGTVKSISIGSEGMYALKTDGSVWGVNNKLQVFKVEGLSGVTSISIKDFDIIALKSDGTVWQWSDDAVIADFAKKKPLTQITALKNVKQISAGASNGLALKKDNTVWQWSFDSEGAPKPVQIKGFTGAKSIEAGRMEGYVIDGAGNVWTWKQWGAKKNSPSKIKGFTQIVSMVASGKDSYDGFSNGRLVAFDKNNKFKIYNVD comes from the coding sequence ATGAATTCAAGGAAATTCTTTTCTGCACTAACTGTAATAATGGTTATACTCAGCTTATCAATCAGTACTTTTGCTGCCGCAACCAAATATCCATCAGTAATAGGCGGTGGTAATGAAGTGTACTTTACCACAAGCGACGGTAAATTATATGTTACTCAGCCTAAGAGCAATAATCTGGTTCAAGTTAAAAAAGTAACTAATGTAAAAATGGCTGCAGATGATGTTTACTTTGGTCTGTGGGTTATGGATAAATCAGGATATGTGTACTATTATCAGGATGATCCTGATCACGTTGGTACTTACCCTACCAAAAAGAAGCTTGATAAATTGGGTACTGTAAAATCTATTAGTATAGGTTCTGAAGGAATGTATGCCTTAAAAACTGACGGATCAGTCTGGGGTGTTAACAACAAGCTTCAAGTCTTTAAAGTAGAAGGTCTTTCTGGTGTAACCAGTATATCAATAAAAGATTTTGATATTATAGCTCTTAAAAGCGATGGAACAGTTTGGCAGTGGAGTGATGATGCCGTTATAGCAGATTTTGCTAAAAAGAAGCCCCTAACTCAAATTACTGCGTTGAAAAACGTCAAGCAAATCTCAGCGGGAGCCAGTAATGGCTTAGCACTAAAAAAGGACAATACAGTTTGGCAGTGGAGTTTTGATAGTGAAGGCGCTCCAAAGCCGGTGCAAATAAAAGGTTTCACAGGTGCAAAATCAATTGAAGCCGGAAGAATGGAAGGTTATGTAATTGATGGTGCCGGAAATGTGTGGACTTGGAAACAATGGGGTGCTAAGAAGAATTCACCTTCTAAAATTAAAGGGTTCACACAGATTGTCAGTATGGTTGCCAGTGGTAAAGACTCTTATGATGGATTTTCAAACGGTCGTTTAGTTGCTTTTGATAAAAACAATAAATTTAAAATATATAATGTTGATTAA
- a CDS encoding secondary thiamine-phosphate synthase enzyme YjbQ, translated as MVREFSLKTERQNFYNITGRVAEAVAQSGIRDGAVMIYCPHTTAGITINENADPDVVRDILYGLDKAYPDRAEFRHYEGNSSAHLKASAMGSSQYVIVEEGKLLLGTWQGIYFCEFDGPRNRKFYVKSIKSGL; from the coding sequence ATGGTACGTGAGTTCAGTTTAAAAACGGAGAGACAGAATTTTTATAATATTACGGGAAGGGTTGCAGAGGCTGTGGCTCAAAGTGGAATAAGAGATGGAGCGGTTATGATATATTGTCCACACACAACTGCCGGAATTACTATCAATGAAAATGCTGACCCTGATGTGGTCAGAGATATTCTTTATGGGTTGGACAAGGCATATCCTGACAGAGCCGAATTCAGACACTATGAGGGAAATAGTTCAGCCCATCTGAAAGCCAGCGCCATGGGCAGCAGCCAGTACGTAATTGTTGAAGAGGGAAAACTGCTGCTTGGCACCTGGCAGGGAATTTATTTCTGCGAGTTTGACGGACCAAGAAACAGAAAGTTTTATGTAAAGAGTATAAAGTCAGGTTTGTAA
- a CDS encoding sugar-binding protein — MGKKKSLKRFITILAVFSMVFTNLLGSWSGVSAAATKSNPAFKQAAPKELTVGQTFTFDIINKQAGATYQWSTSNKSIASVTQKGQVKAIAAGTATISCKITKNKKATTLNAKVVVKKAATKPVQPTKVLVDKNGFDSKGRMVAYFGSPVIDGKIDGAWSKAQVVTPKVVTPKMTTKATFKALWDDNAIYLLAEVKDKDLSVKSGTPYMQDSMEIFLDENNDKTQEYGLDDLHFRVNLENSQSVDTGDAGRFYTATTKVKDGYIVEARIALKTKPSNNKVLGIELQINDAKGTERIGTINLFDSTGSAWNNTKTFGEVLLTGKTNGAVSGLNPYELIKLVESNQNLDFTLYKNANIVKDAVKAAQKVIADKKSTQKQIDAQYSAIKAAIGKLVLTDEAANEKFFKAVPDKYRTETSKQGSIVSLEYSADNLKNGKDLKKMNVYLPYGYDAADKSKKYNVLYLMHGGGENENLLFGGPGQNKELKKIIDNMIANGDIEPLIVVTPTFYGGKDDTALFHEELMKDIVPMVETKYNTYTKSSSLADLKASREHRAFGGFSMGSVTTWYTFINCLDYFKYYLPLSGDCWALGDKSGSEKATLTAEYLAKVAKDSGYKPQDYYLFCATGNLDIAYPNLKPQVDAMKKLKDTFIYSSDTKKGNFYFIVSDGGTHAWNWVNQYIYDILPDLFK; from the coding sequence ATGGGTAAAAAGAAATCTCTAAAACGCTTTATTACAATCCTAGCTGTTTTCTCAATGGTATTTACGAATTTACTTGGTTCGTGGTCCGGCGTATCTGCAGCTGCTACAAAAAGTAATCCTGCATTTAAACAAGCAGCTCCTAAAGAGCTGACAGTGGGTCAAACCTTTACTTTTGATATTATCAATAAGCAGGCAGGCGCAACTTACCAGTGGAGCACCAGTAACAAGTCAATAGCTTCAGTAACTCAGAAAGGTCAAGTTAAGGCAATAGCAGCTGGTACTGCAACAATTTCCTGTAAAATAACAAAAAACAAAAAGGCTACTACCCTTAATGCAAAAGTTGTTGTTAAGAAAGCAGCTACAAAGCCTGTACAACCTACTAAAGTATTGGTAGATAAAAATGGATTTGATTCAAAAGGAAGAATGGTTGCTTATTTTGGCTCACCTGTTATTGACGGAAAAATAGACGGTGCATGGAGCAAGGCACAAGTAGTTACACCTAAAGTTGTTACCCCAAAAATGACAACCAAAGCCACTTTCAAAGCTTTATGGGATGATAATGCTATTTATTTACTTGCAGAAGTAAAAGACAAAGACTTAAGCGTAAAATCCGGAACTCCATATATGCAGGACTCTATGGAAATCTTCTTGGATGAAAATAATGATAAAACTCAAGAATACGGCCTTGATGATTTACATTTCAGAGTTAATCTTGAAAATTCACAGTCCGTGGATACAGGAGATGCCGGCAGATTCTATACTGCAACTACTAAAGTGAAGGACGGCTACATAGTAGAAGCAAGAATTGCTCTTAAAACAAAACCATCAAACAATAAAGTACTGGGAATAGAACTACAGATTAATGATGCAAAAGGTACTGAGAGAATCGGTACTATAAATCTTTTTGATTCAACAGGCAGTGCATGGAACAATACCAAAACCTTCGGTGAAGTATTACTTACAGGCAAGACTAACGGAGCAGTTAGCGGACTTAATCCGTATGAACTTATAAAATTAGTAGAAAGCAATCAAAACCTTGATTTCACACTTTATAAAAATGCAAATATAGTAAAAGACGCTGTTAAAGCTGCTCAAAAGGTAATTGCTGATAAAAAATCTACTCAAAAGCAAATTGATGCTCAATATTCAGCAATAAAAGCAGCAATTGGCAAATTGGTTCTCACTGATGAGGCTGCAAATGAAAAATTCTTTAAAGCAGTTCCGGACAAATATAGAACAGAAACCAGTAAACAAGGTTCTATTGTCAGCTTAGAGTACTCGGCTGATAATCTCAAAAACGGAAAAGACCTTAAGAAGATGAATGTATATCTGCCTTACGGTTATGATGCTGCCGATAAAAGCAAAAAATATAACGTTTTATATTTGATGCACGGCGGTGGTGAAAATGAAAATCTTCTCTTTGGAGGACCTGGTCAGAACAAAGAGTTGAAGAAAATCATAGACAATATGATTGCAAATGGTGATATTGAACCGCTTATTGTTGTAACACCTACATTTTACGGTGGAAAAGACGATACTGCACTCTTCCATGAAGAATTAATGAAAGATATTGTTCCTATGGTAGAAACAAAGTATAATACCTACACAAAATCATCATCTTTGGCAGACTTAAAAGCTTCCAGAGAGCATAGAGCCTTCGGTGGATTTTCCATGGGTTCAGTAACAACCTGGTACACATTTATTAATTGTCTTGACTATTTCAAATATTATCTACCGTTGAGCGGAGATTGCTGGGCATTAGGTGATAAATCCGGAAGCGAAAAAGCAACGCTAACTGCTGAATATCTGGCAAAGGTTGCAAAAGATTCAGGTTATAAGCCACAGGATTATTATCTGTTCTGTGCTACAGGCAATCTGGATATTGCATATCCTAACTTGAAGCCACAGGTAGATGCTATGAAGAAACTAAAGGATACCTTCATTTATTCCTCCGATACAAAAAAAGGTAACTTTTACTTCATAGTAAGCGACGGCGGAACACATGCTTGGAACTGGGTTAACCAGTATATTTATGACATTTTACCTGATTTATTTAAATAA
- a CDS encoding LacI family DNA-binding transcriptional regulator, with protein MANANIKIIAEKTKLSTGTVSIVLNGRGDKMRISQKTQNRVWEEAKLLGYKPNIYARRLRNQSAVNSAAIIGILWPSVFSSELIVNFFEGIQNSILKDKLNVEVVFKPYQYSEISNMEDIFENQLFNGVIIVGASDSDIEYLYKIKSTMPIILFNRQNDKFSTVCIDNYTTGEKVSRLFAARGHKKAGLISPNLLSRNFSMRRTGFLDGCQKYGITVLPEHIINESIDLEGKYRSAEKLIKSQPLPSALFLLVSGYSIEVYSVLQKNGIRIPEDIEIIGCSDIVSSRILKPSMTVLDLPIQKMVKKSLQLILDMINGYIREPHNIFEETHFIFRESCGGFPDSQPAT; from the coding sequence ATGGCTAATGCAAATATTAAAATAATTGCTGAAAAAACAAAGCTTTCAACGGGTACTGTATCCATTGTTCTAAATGGACGCGGCGATAAAATGCGCATTTCCCAAAAGACTCAGAATAGGGTATGGGAAGAGGCAAAATTATTAGGCTATAAACCAAATATATATGCACGTCGCTTACGTAATCAGTCCGCAGTTAATTCCGCAGCAATTATTGGTATTCTGTGGCCTTCTGTATTTTCTTCAGAATTGATTGTAAACTTCTTTGAAGGAATTCAAAATAGCATTTTAAAGGATAAATTAAACGTAGAAGTTGTATTTAAACCTTATCAATATTCGGAAATAAGCAACATGGAAGATATATTTGAAAATCAGTTGTTTAACGGGGTAATAATTGTTGGTGCCTCTGACAGCGATATTGAATATTTATATAAGATAAAATCCACAATGCCAATAATACTGTTTAACAGGCAAAATGATAAATTTAGCACAGTATGTATTGATAATTACACTACAGGTGAAAAAGTATCCCGATTATTTGCAGCAAGGGGACATAAAAAGGCAGGCCTAATTTCACCCAATCTTTTATCACGGAACTTTAGCATGAGAAGAACTGGCTTTTTGGATGGGTGCCAAAAATATGGAATTACTGTACTCCCTGAGCATATTATTAATGAAAGTATTGACTTAGAAGGCAAGTATCGAAGTGCAGAAAAACTTATTAAGTCACAGCCTCTTCCTTCTGCACTTTTTTTGCTTGTATCCGGCTATAGTATTGAAGTTTATTCGGTTTTGCAAAAAAATGGTATACGTATTCCCGAGGACATTGAAATTATAGGTTGCTCTGACATCGTTTCAAGCCGTATTTTGAAGCCAAGTATGACAGTCTTAGATCTGCCTATACAAAAAATGGTAAAGAAAAGTTTGCAACTAATTTTAGATATGATAAACGGGTATATACGAGAACCTCATAACATTTTTGAGGAAACGCATTTTATATTTCGTGAAAGCTGCGGAGGATTTCCTGACTCTCAGCCGGCTACATAA
- a CDS encoding GntR family transcriptional regulator: MQKNDNQVKYLRLMEHLKQEILLGKIKPGEQIPSENVLAETMSLSRHTVRKAISMLVNEGYLYTEHGRGTYCLDRSRKRSDSRNIAVITTYISEYIFPKVIQGIDSVLSSNGYSIMLKNTNNNTKHEAVCLEDVLQKNVEGLIIEPTKSALYSENMKFYEALDNHRIPYIFIHGFYQQLDSKSHVLLDDAKGMYSAVEYLARLGHKKIAGIFKADDVQGVERHNGYAKAIADAGMAYNPDDVIWFHTEDRDIKPYNMVKRLMEEKRGVDAIACYNDEIAFRVYELLNSLGVKVPDDVSITGFDDSYFSANCPVKITTVRHPKEKLGEEAAEILLQMIKQNDYLTEPVQKTIVPELIIKDSCIKR; this comes from the coding sequence ATGCAAAAAAATGATAATCAGGTAAAGTACCTCAGACTTATGGAGCATCTGAAACAAGAAATACTCTTGGGCAAAATAAAGCCGGGAGAACAAATTCCTTCGGAAAATGTTCTTGCGGAAACAATGTCCCTGAGCAGGCATACTGTGAGAAAAGCAATTTCAATGCTTGTTAATGAAGGATATCTTTACACTGAACATGGACGTGGAACCTATTGCCTGGATAGGAGCAGAAAAAGAAGTGACTCCAGAAATATTGCTGTAATTACAACATATATTTCAGAATACATTTTTCCAAAGGTTATTCAAGGCATTGATAGTGTGCTTTCGTCTAATGGTTACAGCATTATGCTCAAGAACACAAACAATAATACCAAACATGAGGCTGTTTGCTTGGAAGATGTACTCCAGAAGAATGTTGAGGGCCTTATAATTGAGCCTACCAAGAGTGCTTTGTATTCAGAAAATATGAAGTTTTATGAAGCACTGGACAACCACCGCATACCGTATATATTTATTCATGGCTTCTATCAGCAGCTTGACAGTAAATCACATGTATTATTGGATGATGCAAAAGGCATGTATTCCGCTGTGGAATATCTGGCAAGGTTAGGGCATAAAAAAATAGCAGGGATATTCAAGGCTGATGATGTTCAAGGGGTCGAGAGACACAATGGATATGCAAAAGCCATTGCTGATGCAGGGATGGCCTATAATCCCGATGACGTGATTTGGTTTCACACTGAGGACAGGGATATAAAACCTTATAATATGGTTAAACGGTTGATGGAAGAGAAGCGTGGGGTTGATGCAATAGCTTGCTATAACGATGAGATTGCTTTCAGGGTATATGAGCTGCTTAACAGCTTAGGTGTAAAAGTACCTGATGATGTTTCCATAACAGGCTTTGACGATTCCTATTTTTCTGCAAATTGCCCCGTGAAGATTACCACAGTCCGTCACCCTAAGGAAAAGCTGGGTGAGGAAGCCGCTGAAATTCTACTGCAAATGATAAAGCAAAACGATTATCTGACAGAGCCTGTTCAGAAAACTATTGTACCGGAGCTTATCATAAAGGATTCCTGTATCAAAAGGTAG
- a CDS encoding L-fucose/L-arabinose isomerase family protein, with product MYNVPNVKLGIVAVSRDCFPAELSVERRKAVVSACSEKGLELFQANTVVENEKHVLSALKELKDADVNALVVYLGNFGPEGPETLLAKKFDGPVMFVAAAEESEGNLMGKRGDAYCGMLNASYNLALRKLNPYIPEYPVGDPQDVSEMVGDFENIARILVGLSKLKIFSFGPRPFDFVACNAPIKPLYDLGVEIMENSELDLFEAFNNHKDDPRIPAVVKDMEEELKNGNGYPGILPKLAQYELTLLDWAEQNKGASEYFVFANKCWPAFQTQFGFVPCYVNSRLAAKGIPVACETDIYGALSEYIITCATQLPATLLDINNSVPKDMFENNKDLFDGYTLTDLFMGFHCGNTPSCMMKNHAMKYQLIMHRLLEPDKEPDISRGTLEGTIRPGDITFFRLQGTADSQLRSYVAEGEIIDVDPKSFGGIGVFAIKEMGRFYRHVLIAKRYPHHGGVAFKHMGKVLFATMKLLGVDDVAFNQPAAMLYKDENPFK from the coding sequence ATGTATAACGTACCAAATGTTAAACTCGGCATAGTAGCAGTAAGCAGGGACTGTTTTCCTGCAGAATTAAGTGTGGAAAGGCGTAAAGCAGTTGTTAGCGCCTGTTCAGAAAAAGGTTTAGAACTTTTTCAGGCAAATACAGTTGTTGAGAATGAAAAACATGTTCTCAGTGCGCTTAAAGAATTGAAGGATGCCGATGTAAATGCTCTTGTAGTATACCTTGGAAACTTTGGACCTGAAGGACCTGAAACTCTTCTTGCTAAGAAATTTGACGGACCTGTTATGTTTGTAGCTGCTGCTGAAGAATCTGAAGGGAATCTCATGGGTAAGCGTGGAGATGCATATTGCGGTATGCTGAATGCTTCTTACAATCTGGCATTGAGAAAACTAAATCCATATATTCCTGAATATCCGGTTGGAGATCCACAGGATGTTTCAGAAATGGTTGGGGATTTTGAAAATATTGCAAGAATTCTTGTTGGACTTTCAAAATTAAAAATATTCAGCTTTGGACCAAGACCATTTGATTTCGTTGCATGTAATGCTCCTATTAAGCCTTTGTACGATTTAGGCGTTGAAATAATGGAAAATTCAGAGCTTGATCTTTTTGAAGCATTCAATAATCATAAGGACGATCCTAGAATTCCTGCTGTTGTTAAAGATATGGAAGAAGAACTAAAGAACGGAAACGGTTATCCCGGAATTCTTCCAAAGTTAGCACAATATGAGCTTACTTTGTTGGATTGGGCTGAACAGAATAAAGGTGCTTCTGAATATTTTGTATTTGCAAATAAGTGCTGGCCTGCATTCCAGACACAGTTCGGATTCGTTCCATGTTACGTTAATTCAAGACTTGCAGCAAAGGGAATTCCTGTTGCATGTGAAACAGATATTTATGGTGCATTAAGTGAATATATAATTACTTGTGCTACTCAATTACCTGCAACTCTGTTGGATATAAACAACTCTGTTCCTAAGGATATGTTTGAAAACAATAAGGATTTATTTGACGGATATACTCTTACAGACTTGTTTATGGGCTTCCACTGCGGAAATACTCCTTCATGTATGATGAAGAACCACGCTATGAAGTATCAGCTTATCATGCACAGATTGCTTGAACCAGACAAGGAGCCTGATATCTCAAGAGGAACTTTGGAAGGAACAATAAGACCTGGAGATATTACTTTCTTCAGACTCCAAGGAACAGCTGACAGCCAGCTGAGAAGTTATGTTGCAGAGGGAGAAATCATTGATGTTGATCCTAAATCCTTTGGTGGCATAGGTGTATTTGCAATTAAGGAAATGGGCAGATTCTACAGACATGTTCTGATTGCTAAGAGATACCCACACCATGGCGGAGTTGCTTTCAAGCACATGGGTAAAGTTTTGTTTGCAACTATGAAGCTTCTTGGCGTTGATGATGTAGCTTTCAATCAGCCTGCAGCTATGCTTTACAAGGATGAGAATCCATTTAAATAA
- a CDS encoding xylulokinase has protein sequence MTHELNDGRNAIINGQTTIGIELGSTRIKTVLIGADNAPIASGSHDWENSYINNIWTYSLEDIWKGVQNSYQEMTKEVREKFGVGLKTTGAIGFSGMMHGYMVFDKEENLLTPFRTWRNTITAQASEELTKLFSYPIPQRWSIAHLYQAILNNEEHVSKVDFMTTLAGYIHWKLTGKKVLGVGEASGVFPIDLNTKDFNSNMIKQFNEANGSRNFSWKLENILPKVLVAGTKAGNLTEEGVKLLDITGELQAGIPLCPPEGDAGTGMVATNSVAVRTGNVSAGTSVFAMVVLEKELSKVYPEIDLVTTPDGSLVGMVHSNNCTSDYDAWMGIFAEAVKTLGFDVKKPQLYDTLLGAALQGDPDCGGLLAYGYISGEHITHFEEGRPMVVRSSNSNFNLANFIRVNLFTSLGALKTGLDILFQKEAVKVDGVTGHGGFFKTKEVGQKIMAAAFDVPVSVMKTAGEGGAWGIALLASYMINKKDSQSLGDFLEVNAFGKSQGETVKPDPKDVAGFNEFMKRYTKGLDIERAAVSSLN, from the coding sequence ATGACACATGAACTAAATGACGGTCGAAATGCTATTATTAACGGACAGACAACAATTGGGATTGAACTCGGATCAACCAGGATAAAAACGGTATTGATAGGTGCAGATAATGCACCTATCGCATCCGGCAGTCATGACTGGGAAAACAGTTATATCAATAACATTTGGACTTATAGCTTGGAGGATATCTGGAAAGGTGTTCAGAACAGCTATCAGGAAATGACTAAAGAAGTCAGGGAAAAGTTTGGTGTAGGGTTAAAAACAACAGGTGCTATCGGATTCAGCGGAATGATGCACGGTTATATGGTTTTTGACAAGGAAGAAAATCTTCTGACACCTTTTCGAACTTGGCGTAACACCATAACTGCACAGGCATCTGAGGAACTTACAAAGCTGTTTAGTTATCCTATTCCTCAGAGATGGAGCATTGCACATCTTTACCAAGCTATTCTGAACAATGAAGAGCATGTATCCAAGGTTGATTTTATGACTACTTTGGCGGGATATATACACTGGAAGTTGACAGGGAAAAAAGTTCTTGGTGTGGGCGAGGCTTCAGGTGTTTTCCCAATTGATTTAAATACTAAAGATTTTAATTCAAATATGATTAAGCAGTTTAACGAGGCTAACGGCAGCCGTAATTTTTCATGGAAGCTTGAAAATATCCTTCCAAAGGTTTTGGTTGCTGGTACGAAGGCCGGTAATTTGACAGAAGAAGGGGTAAAGCTCCTTGACATCACCGGAGAGCTTCAAGCAGGTATTCCTCTTTGTCCTCCTGAGGGTGATGCAGGTACCGGAATGGTTGCCACTAACAGTGTTGCAGTCCGCACAGGAAATGTATCTGCCGGGACTTCAGTTTTTGCAATGGTTGTGCTTGAAAAGGAATTATCCAAAGTATATCCTGAAATTGATTTGGTGACTACACCTGACGGAAGTCTTGTGGGAATGGTTCACTCAAATAATTGTACATCCGACTATGATGCCTGGATGGGAATATTTGCTGAGGCAGTTAAGACCTTGGGCTTTGACGTTAAAAAACCACAGCTATATGATACTTTGCTGGGAGCAGCGCTTCAGGGTGATCCTGATTGCGGAGGTTTGCTTGCGTACGGTTATATTTCCGGTGAACATATTACTCATTTTGAAGAGGGACGACCCATGGTTGTTCGTTCATCCAACAGTAATTTTAATCTTGCTAACTTTATCAGGGTTAATCTGTTTACATCTCTTGGAGCTTTGAAAACAGGACTTGATATCCTTTTCCAAAAGGAAGCTGTTAAAGTAGATGGTGTTACCGGACATGGCGGTTTCTTTAAGACAAAGGAAGTTGGACAGAAGATTATGGCTGCTGCCTTTGATGTTCCCGTGTCTGTTATGAAGACTGCGGGTGAGGGTGGAGCATGGGGTATTGCCCTGCTGGCTTCTTATATGATTAATAAAAAAGACTCACAGTCCTTAGGAGATTTTCTTGAAGTAAATGCATTTGGTAAAAGCCAAGGTGAAACTGTAAAGCCTGATCCAAAGGATGTTGCGGGTTTCAACGAATTTATGAAACGTTACACAAAAGGCTTGGATATTGAAAGAGCGGCTGTAAGCTCCTTGAACTAA
- the araD gene encoding L-ribulose-5-phosphate 4-epimerase, translated as MLEQLKKAVLEANLELPKKGLVTYTWGNVSGIDRESGLIAIKPSGVEYDVMTAEDIVLIDLTGKVVEGKLKPSSDAPTHVALYNAFPEIGGVTHTHSRWATAFAQAGMGIPAYGTTHADYFYGEIPCTREMTKDEIQSEYEANTGTVIIEAFKDLNPNYVPAVLVKNHAPFTWGKSAAESVHNSVVLEEVAMMAIQCKQLNPNVTPMPKVLLDKHFMRKHGPKAYYGQK; from the coding sequence ATGTTGGAACAACTCAAAAAAGCAGTGCTGGAAGCAAATCTGGAACTGCCGAAAAAAGGACTTGTAACATATACATGGGGAAATGTAAGCGGTATTGACAGAGAAAGCGGATTGATTGCAATAAAACCCAGCGGCGTTGAGTATGACGTTATGACCGCTGAAGATATTGTATTAATCGACCTCACTGGTAAAGTGGTGGAAGGTAAATTGAAGCCGTCTTCTGATGCACCCACACATGTAGCCTTGTATAATGCTTTTCCCGAAATAGGAGGTGTAACCCACACCCACTCCAGATGGGCAACTGCTTTTGCTCAGGCCGGTATGGGTATTCCTGCCTATGGTACTACTCATGCGGATTACTTTTATGGTGAAATCCCATGTACTAGGGAAATGACAAAGGATGAGATCCAGTCAGAGTATGAAGCAAATACCGGAACGGTTATAATAGAGGCTTTTAAAGATTTAAATCCTAACTATGTACCTGCCGTACTTGTAAAGAATCATGCGCCTTTCACATGGGGAAAAAGTGCAGCGGAGTCGGTTCACAATTCTGTTGTTTTAGAAGAAGTGGCTATGATGGCTATTCAGTGCAAACAATTGAATCCGAATGTCACTCCTATGCCAAAGGTGCTGCTAGACAAGCACTTTATGAGAAAGCACGGACCTAAAGCTTATTACGGGCAAAAATAA